A region from the Brevibacterium paucivorans genome encodes:
- the trxA gene encoding thioredoxin — protein MSNEGVFDPRQQEAQSQGLDLSAVRTPARNAGAGAQAGAPAGAQQQAQPAQDPNTVNVPALVFDVDEQSFEAVVQLSTQVPVVIDLWAEWCGPCKQLSPVIEKVTRDYDGRVVLAKIDVDKNPRIQQAFGVQSIPTVVALVKGQPVPLFQGATPEPQVKQLFDQLLAAAAQAGVNKRAVTGEATQQPAGPKHPEAIEALEAGDLERAAQVYQDALNETPGDEEAKSGLARVELLRRTRGKDLAQVRARAAADPSDVDAALECADLDISGGHVEDAFARLIATLTKVAGDDKERVRKRILELFEAVGPSDPRVTQARGKLMRALF, from the coding sequence GTGAGCAACGAAGGCGTATTCGACCCACGGCAACAAGAAGCACAATCACAGGGGCTCGATCTGTCAGCAGTTCGCACCCCTGCGCGGAACGCTGGCGCAGGAGCGCAGGCAGGAGCGCCAGCAGGTGCTCAGCAACAAGCTCAGCCTGCTCAGGACCCCAACACGGTGAACGTGCCGGCGCTGGTGTTCGACGTTGACGAGCAGTCATTTGAAGCTGTTGTCCAGCTGTCAACCCAGGTGCCTGTGGTGATCGACTTGTGGGCTGAATGGTGTGGGCCGTGCAAGCAGTTGTCGCCGGTGATCGAAAAGGTGACCAGGGATTACGACGGTCGGGTCGTTCTGGCTAAGATCGACGTCGACAAGAACCCACGCATTCAGCAGGCGTTTGGTGTTCAGTCCATTCCCACGGTTGTAGCACTGGTCAAGGGCCAGCCCGTTCCACTGTTCCAGGGTGCGACCCCCGAACCACAGGTCAAGCAGCTGTTTGACCAGCTACTCGCGGCAGCTGCTCAGGCCGGTGTCAACAAGCGAGCCGTCACTGGCGAAGCTACCCAGCAGCCCGCTGGCCCCAAGCACCCAGAAGCCATCGAGGCGCTTGAGGCAGGTGACCTGGAACGCGCAGCGCAGGTGTACCAGGACGCACTTAACGAAACACCTGGCGATGAAGAAGCAAAGAGCGGTCTAGCACGCGTTGAACTGCTGCGCCGTACACGTGGAAAAGACCTTGCCCAAGTCCGCGCCCGCGCAGCTGCCGACCCCAGTGACGTCGATGCCGCCCTTGAGTGCGCGGACCTCGACATCAGTGGAGGTCACGTCGAAGACGCGTTCGCACGCCTAATTGCTACCTTGACTAAGGTTGCAGGAGACGACAAGGAGCGTGTCCGCAAACGCATTCTTGAACTGTTCGAAGCTGTTGGCCCATCTGACCCGCGCGTGACCCAAGCGCGCGGCAAACTCATGCGCGCGTTGTTCTAA